A stretch of the bacterium genome encodes the following:
- a CDS encoding branched-chain amino acid ABC transporter permease — MLLDRWKGGAFPLAFGLVAAALAAVPFFADLFLQTFLTEILVWALFAVSFDLIFGYTGLLSFGQALFFGLGGYAVAIPILKLGLGTGSGLLLSMAVPAAFAAFVGFFSVRLTGIHFVIITIIFALIGSTVAETWTSLTGGADGLVFMPPPLDLGVAKLDLMDIRTTYYLVLAIVALSWLFLRRMVRSPLGKVFVAIRENEERARLIGYDVRRYKLLAFVIAGGLSGLAGGLYVLSLKYASASFLHWSISGHAVVYTIVGGAGTLLGPVLGAVLVMSLEHYLVKMVEATDLVVGAVLVSTLLLAPMGIVGFLRGRSR; from the coding sequence ATGCTCCTCGACCGGTGGAAAGGGGGCGCGTTCCCCCTCGCGTTCGGCCTGGTCGCCGCGGCCCTGGCCGCCGTCCCGTTCTTCGCGGACCTCTTCCTCCAGACGTTCCTCACCGAGATCCTGGTGTGGGCCCTGTTCGCCGTCTCCTTCGACCTCATCTTCGGGTACACGGGGCTCCTGAGCTTCGGGCAGGCGCTCTTCTTCGGCCTGGGCGGCTACGCGGTGGCGATACCGATCCTGAAGCTGGGGCTGGGGACCGGTTCGGGACTTCTCCTCTCGATGGCGGTGCCGGCGGCGTTCGCCGCCTTCGTCGGCTTTTTCTCGGTGAGGCTCACCGGGATCCACTTCGTCATCATCACCATCATCTTCGCGCTGATCGGGAGCACCGTCGCGGAGACATGGACCTCGCTCACGGGCGGCGCCGACGGGCTCGTCTTCATGCCCCCTCCGCTGGACCTCGGCGTGGCGAAGCTGGACCTCATGGACATCCGCACCACCTATTACCTGGTCCTGGCGATCGTTGCCCTCTCCTGGCTCTTCCTGCGCAGGATGGTCCGCTCGCCGCTGGGGAAGGTGTTCGTGGCGATCCGGGAGAACGAGGAGCGGGCGCGCCTGATCGGGTACGACGTCCGCCGGTACAAGCTGCTGGCGTTCGTGATCGCGGGCGGGCTTTCCGGGTTGGCCGGCGGCCTGTACGTCCTGAGCCTGAAATACGCCTCGGCGTCGTTCCTCCACTGGTCGATTTCGGGGCACGCGGTGGTGTACACGATCGTGGGCGGCGCCGGGACGCTCCTCGGGCCGGTGCTCGGCGCGGTGCTCGTCATGTCGCTCGAGCATTACCTGGTGAAGATGGTGGAGGCCACCGACCTCGTCGTCGGCGCGGTGCTGGTCTCGACGCTGCTCCTGGCGCCCATGGGGATCGTCGGGTTCCTCCGCGGGAGGAGCAGGTAG
- a CDS encoding branched-chain amino acid ABC transporter permease has translation MASNLAVAVLNGIVWGLIMALIALGLNLIFGLLHIINMAHGALYMLGAVFSWYVIELTGNYWLALLAAPLAVGLIGLALERGLLRTIEDQPLVTIICTFGIMLVLQQLVLTYFGGTARRIALPISGRFPLFDLQYPVMRIVIAAISAAVMGGLWFFLDRTRYGLWMRAVVQDREMAVALGIPVHKVYMWTFVLGSVLAAFSGVLAAPIVSVDFMMGREILIMAFIIVIVGGMGSLWGSVVTAVVISLIHGVGSIFVVPSTATVFSLGFMILVLLVRPQGLFGE, from the coding sequence GTGGCTTCGAACCTGGCGGTGGCGGTGTTGAACGGGATCGTCTGGGGGCTGATCATGGCGCTGATCGCCCTGGGCCTGAACCTGATCTTCGGCCTCCTCCACATCATCAACATGGCCCACGGGGCCCTCTACATGCTCGGGGCGGTCTTCTCGTGGTACGTCATCGAGCTTACGGGGAACTACTGGCTGGCGCTTCTCGCCGCCCCGCTGGCGGTCGGGCTGATCGGGCTCGCCCTCGAGCGGGGGCTTCTGCGGACGATCGAGGACCAGCCGCTGGTCACGATCATCTGCACGTTCGGCATCATGCTGGTGCTCCAGCAACTCGTGCTCACGTACTTCGGGGGGACCGCCCGGCGGATCGCGCTTCCGATCTCCGGGCGATTCCCCCTGTTCGACCTTCAGTATCCCGTGATGCGGATCGTGATCGCGGCGATCTCGGCCGCCGTGATGGGAGGGCTCTGGTTCTTCCTCGACCGGACCCGGTACGGCCTCTGGATGCGCGCCGTGGTGCAGGACCGGGAGATGGCGGTCGCGCTCGGCATACCGGTCCACAAGGTCTACATGTGGACGTTCGTCCTCGGGTCGGTCCTGGCGGCGTTCTCCGGCGTGCTGGCGGCGCCGATCGTCTCGGTCGATTTCATGATGGGGCGGGAGATCCTCATCATGGCGTTCATCATCGTGATCGTCGGCGGGATGGGGAGCCTGTGGGGGTCGGTGGTCACCGCGGTGGTGATCTCCCTCATCCACGGGGTCGGTTCGATCTTCGTGGTCCCCTCGACCGCCACGGTGTTCTCCCTCGGATTCATGATCCTTGTCCTGCTTGTCCGGCCGCAGGGACTGTTCGGGGAGTGA
- a CDS encoding ABC transporter substrate-binding protein, translating into MKEGKGKKVVRVMTGSEISRRDFLRTTAVGAAGLAVGSLPFAPFTYGAEKPIRIGMIQENTVGATVYGLWLTKAAKAAVAKLNAEGGIAGRKVELIDYDTKVNPAWASSMFKKLILEDKVDFTMGSVHSGVQMAVFPLAEQYKMPYIGGGAMAAGLTGKDAVAYYSRIHTHARMQAAAGWKWGFANLGRNWTFLVADYAWGHSLAEEFGSRIKAAGGKTQTILAPQNTSDFVPFLQKVDPSTTVLFTAFLGAPALGVMRQTVELGLHKRLQRYTVICCTDGVGQETVGKESAGAHYLSYYPRHASQVPKELQAYDKAYRKAVGMTDDGKDASNPKNTATVSHMWTMWTTPYMIKLAVEKSGWKDSRKNADFMTAFNTLKVKAGPWAPQGDLFMRENDHQGFHDHYLEEVRPDLSLKVIARVAKEKLVYDAPVDLRKKL; encoded by the coding sequence ATGAAGGAAGGAAAAGGAAAGAAGGTCGTACGGGTGATGACGGGATCGGAGATCAGCCGCCGGGACTTCCTGCGGACGACGGCCGTCGGGGCGGCCGGACTCGCCGTCGGGTCGCTCCCGTTCGCGCCGTTCACCTACGGGGCCGAGAAGCCGATCCGCATCGGGATGATCCAGGAGAACACGGTCGGCGCCACCGTCTACGGGCTCTGGTTGACCAAGGCGGCCAAGGCGGCCGTGGCGAAGCTGAACGCGGAAGGCGGGATCGCCGGACGCAAGGTCGAGCTGATCGACTACGACACGAAGGTCAACCCGGCGTGGGCGTCGAGCATGTTCAAGAAGCTGATCCTCGAGGACAAGGTCGACTTCACGATGGGTTCGGTCCACTCCGGGGTGCAGATGGCGGTCTTCCCGCTGGCCGAGCAGTACAAGATGCCGTACATCGGCGGCGGCGCGATGGCGGCGGGCCTCACCGGCAAGGACGCGGTCGCGTACTACTCGCGCATCCACACGCATGCCCGGATGCAGGCGGCGGCCGGGTGGAAGTGGGGGTTCGCCAACCTCGGGAGGAACTGGACGTTCCTCGTGGCCGACTACGCGTGGGGCCACTCGCTGGCGGAGGAGTTCGGCAGCCGGATCAAGGCGGCCGGAGGAAAGACGCAGACGATCCTCGCCCCGCAGAACACCAGCGACTTCGTCCCGTTCCTGCAGAAGGTCGACCCGTCGACGACGGTCCTCTTCACCGCCTTCCTCGGCGCTCCCGCACTGGGCGTCATGCGCCAGACCGTGGAGCTCGGGCTGCACAAGCGGCTCCAGCGGTACACCGTGATCTGCTGCACCGACGGCGTCGGGCAGGAGACGGTGGGGAAGGAATCTGCCGGGGCGCACTACCTGAGCTACTACCCGCGCCACGCCTCCCAGGTCCCGAAGGAGCTCCAGGCGTACGACAAGGCGTACCGGAAGGCGGTCGGCATGACCGACGACGGCAAGGACGCCTCCAACCCGAAGAACACGGCCACCGTCTCCCACATGTGGACGATGTGGACCACCCCGTACATGATCAAGCTGGCGGTGGAGAAGTCCGGGTGGAAGGACTCGAGGAAGAACGCCGACTTCATGACTGCGTTCAACACGCTGAAGGTGAAGGCGGGCCCGTGGGCTCCCCAGGGCGACCTGTTTATGCGGGAGAACGACCACCAGGGGTTCCACGATCATTACCTCGAGGAGGTCCGGCCGGACCTGTCCCTCAAGGTGATCGCGCGGGTGGCGAAGGAGAAGCTGGTCTACGACGCACCGGTCGACCTGCGGAAGAAGCTCTGA
- a CDS encoding lipid-binding SYLF domain-containing protein, with protein MRNSGKHGNRKGLSCAVALLATLLLAVPAAGTFAADIDDAQEIVEKARITFGAFLRDDNYSSMRDQVQLARGVLIYPQVLKGGLIIGGSGGTGVLLVREHKEGEFSCPAFYTMGSVSFGLQFGGESAEVILLVMTKKGIDSLLTSKFKLGGDVSAALGPVGVGAKGDITADFIYFARSKGLYAGLNLDGSYLSVRDNLNKAYYGMEATPVDIIVRRSVNNKEADRLREDLRKAAK; from the coding sequence ATGCGGAACAGCGGGAAGCACGGAAACAGGAAGGGACTGTCGTGTGCCGTTGCACTCTTGGCGACCCTGCTCCTTGCGGTTCCGGCGGCGGGAACGTTCGCCGCGGATATCGACGACGCCCAGGAGATCGTCGAAAAGGCGCGCATCACCTTCGGCGCGTTCCTGCGGGACGATAATTACAGCTCGATGCGGGACCAGGTCCAGCTTGCCAGGGGGGTCCTGATCTATCCGCAGGTGCTGAAAGGGGGGCTCATCATCGGCGGCTCGGGCGGCACCGGCGTCCTCCTGGTACGGGAGCACAAGGAGGGGGAATTCAGTTGTCCGGCATTCTACACGATGGGTTCGGTGAGCTTCGGGCTTCAGTTCGGGGGCGAATCGGCGGAGGTGATACTGCTGGTGATGACCAAGAAAGGAATCGATTCCCTGCTCACCTCGAAGTTCAAGCTCGGGGGAGACGTGTCGGCCGCCCTTGGGCCGGTCGGCGTCGGTGCGAAGGGGGATATCACTGCGGATTTCATCTACTTCGCCAGATCGAAAGGCCTTTACGCCGGCCTGAACCTGGACGGGTCGTACCTGAGCGTTCGGGACAACCTCAACAAGGCGTATTACGGCATGGAAGCGACCCCGGTGGACATCATCGTCCGGCGCTCGGTCAATAACAAGGAAGCGGACCGGTTGCGGGAAGATCTCAGGAAGGCGGCGAAATAG
- a CDS encoding panthothenate synthetase, translating into MRLLMNVTMPHEPFNTAVRDGSVGETMERILKETGPEAVYFTERNGHRGAILIFDLADPSKIPAACEPWFLAFNADVEFRIVMTPEDLAKSGLGDVGKKWPKAA; encoded by the coding sequence ATGCGTTTGCTCATGAACGTGACCATGCCCCACGAGCCGTTCAATACCGCGGTCAGGGACGGATCCGTCGGCGAAACAATGGAACGCATTCTGAAAGAAACCGGACCGGAAGCAGTCTACTTCACGGAGCGCAATGGGCACAGAGGGGCGATCCTGATCTTCGACCTCGCCGATCCATCGAAGATCCCCGCGGCTTGCGAACCGTGGTTCCTCGCCTTCAATGCCGACGTCGAGTTCAGGATCGTCATGACCCCCGAAGACCTCGCAAAGTCAGGGCTCGGGGATGTCGGGAAGAAGTGGCCGAAGGCCGCTTGA
- a CDS encoding ATP-binding protein, which produces MAYIDRSLEPVVRKAAREFPSVVLAGPAQSGKTTLLRHLFRETHRYVSLEPPDVRAAATGDPRSFLEMNQPPVTFDEVQCAPGLMPFIKERIDKCGGKAGQYLLTGYRNLSLSEKITESLGGRATMLRLLPLSYREIMKTPHANFPWEKGARAGRHNYMFRDLWESFLNGGYPEIAANPKRDVARWHASYVQTYLDRDLRSLRQIGDLTQFHMFLRALAARSAQLLNITDLARDLGLAVNTVKAWISVLEATCQIFILRPYFRNVGKRLVKTSKVYFADVGTLCYLVGLKDADHAMSGPMGSAIFETAVVGEIMRRFSGRGKRPHLYFWRTSTGVEVDLIVETGGKLIPIEIKTSATPDRSMARNIVAFRKDLYGQTEKGFVVHPGDVTIPLVPDAVVLPFADL; this is translated from the coding sequence ATGGCGTACATAGACAGATCCCTGGAGCCTGTTGTCCGAAAGGCGGCGAGAGAGTTTCCCTCGGTCGTCCTTGCCGGCCCGGCGCAGTCGGGGAAAACGACCCTCCTCCGTCACCTGTTTCGGGAGACCCATCGGTACGTCTCCCTGGAACCGCCGGACGTTCGTGCCGCTGCCACGGGTGACCCTCGGTCCTTTCTCGAAATGAACCAGCCACCGGTGACTTTTGACGAAGTCCAGTGCGCTCCGGGCCTGATGCCGTTCATCAAGGAACGGATTGACAAGTGCGGGGGAAAGGCCGGTCAGTACCTGTTGACCGGCTACCGGAACCTGTCCTTATCGGAGAAAATCACCGAGTCTCTCGGGGGCCGGGCCACCATGCTGCGTTTGCTGCCGCTCTCCTACCGGGAGATCATGAAGACGCCGCATGCCAACTTTCCCTGGGAGAAGGGAGCACGGGCGGGGAGGCACAACTATATGTTCCGAGATCTATGGGAAAGTTTCCTGAACGGAGGCTATCCGGAAATAGCGGCGAATCCGAAGCGGGACGTCGCGCGCTGGCACGCAAGTTACGTCCAGACCTATCTCGACCGCGACCTCCGCTCTCTTCGCCAGATCGGGGACCTCACGCAGTTCCACATGTTCCTCCGCGCCCTGGCGGCGCGAAGCGCGCAGTTGCTCAATATCACCGACCTTGCCCGAGACCTAGGCCTTGCGGTGAACACGGTCAAGGCATGGATCTCCGTGCTGGAGGCCACCTGCCAGATCTTCATTCTCCGGCCGTATTTCCGTAATGTCGGAAAGCGCCTTGTCAAGACATCAAAGGTCTACTTCGCGGACGTAGGCACCCTCTGTTACCTGGTGGGTTTGAAAGACGCGGATCACGCCATGTCCGGCCCGATGGGCAGCGCGATTTTCGAGACGGCCGTCGTCGGGGAAATCATGCGCCGGTTCTCCGGAAGGGGAAAGCGACCACACCTCTATTTCTGGAGAACATCAACCGGCGTCGAGGTGGATCTGATCGTGGAAACCGGGGGCAAACTTATTCCGATCGAGATAAAGACGTCGGCAACCCCGGATCGTTCCATGGCGAGGAACATCGTTGCGTTCCGGAAAGACCTCTACGGGCAGACGGAAAAAGGTTTCGTTGTTCATCCGGGCGATGTGACGATACCGTTGGTGCCGGATGCCGTTGTCTTGCCTTTTGCGGACTTGTGA
- a CDS encoding hydrogenase iron-sulfur subunit has translation MVVYLCTNCIPQGVNLPRQWNQDGARVLVREVPCSGKMDGQYLLHALEGGARGLCVVACPKGECHLSQGNYRAEIRVHTVRRLLEEIGLPPEMARLIHFSRTDSPLQYEQLVRSTVESICAIKAIPLHGAK, from the coding sequence GTGGTCGTCTACCTCTGCACCAACTGCATTCCGCAGGGGGTGAATTTGCCGCGTCAATGGAATCAGGACGGCGCCCGGGTTCTCGTGCGGGAAGTCCCCTGCAGCGGCAAGATGGATGGGCAGTATCTGCTGCACGCGCTGGAAGGCGGCGCCCGCGGCCTTTGCGTGGTGGCGTGCCCCAAGGGGGAGTGTCATCTGTCGCAAGGCAATTACCGGGCGGAGATCCGCGTCCATACGGTCCGGCGGCTGCTGGAGGAAATCGGACTCCCGCCGGAGATGGCCCGGTTGATCCACTTTTCCCGGACGGATTCCCCACTTCAATATGAACAACTCGTCCGAAGCACGGTCGAGAGCATCTGCGCCATCAAGGCAATCCCACTCCACGGAGCAAAGTAG
- a CDS encoding methylenetetrahydrofolate reductase — protein MSTQTTSLQERIASGKTILLAEIHPPGSADPAGLRTAAKRYAGKVHAVGVSDNRDRVAMSALAAASLLKAEGLEPILHVTTRDRNRIALVSEALGAQALGIRNLLCTSGTHQTLGNYRAARNVYDIDTVQLLQTYANLASDCGLLGESGLEGAGPFCLGAVASPDAGPPDLQLMRLAKKVQAGAKFLVTQPVFDPERFEAWWETVARRGLNEQVAILAGIRPLSDGDVAPAQAGLRPLPGIPDALAGRVASLSDPVARRAASFEIALETIHRLSKLPGIRGFCISADGDHKAVLQLIEDSGMAGDGSCP, from the coding sequence ATGAGCACACAGACGACCAGCCTCCAGGAACGCATCGCATCCGGGAAAACGATTCTGCTTGCGGAGATCCATCCTCCCGGAAGCGCGGATCCGGCGGGATTGCGAACAGCCGCCAAACGGTACGCCGGGAAAGTTCACGCCGTGGGCGTCAGCGACAACCGGGACCGGGTTGCGATGTCGGCGCTGGCGGCGGCTTCCCTTTTGAAGGCCGAGGGGTTGGAACCGATTCTCCACGTGACCACGCGGGACCGTAACCGCATCGCGCTGGTTTCCGAGGCGCTGGGCGCGCAGGCCCTGGGAATTCGCAACCTGCTGTGCACGAGCGGCACGCACCAGACTCTGGGCAACTACCGCGCCGCCAGGAACGTCTACGACATCGACACCGTGCAGCTGCTGCAGACCTATGCGAACCTGGCGAGCGACTGCGGACTTTTAGGGGAAAGCGGATTGGAGGGGGCCGGCCCGTTCTGCCTGGGCGCCGTGGCGTCTCCGGATGCCGGTCCGCCGGACCTGCAGCTGATGCGGCTCGCCAAGAAGGTGCAGGCCGGGGCGAAATTCCTCGTGACGCAGCCGGTCTTCGATCCGGAGCGTTTCGAAGCGTGGTGGGAAACGGTTGCCCGGCGCGGCCTGAACGAACAGGTCGCCATCCTGGCCGGCATCCGGCCGCTCTCCGACGGCGACGTTGCTCCTGCGCAGGCGGGGCTGCGTCCACTGCCGGGAATACCCGATGCGTTGGCCGGTCGGGTGGCGTCCCTGAGCGATCCGGTTGCCCGCCGCGCCGCCTCCTTCGAGATCGCGCTGGAAACCATCCATCGGCTGTCGAAACTTCCCGGGATTCGGGGTTTCTGCATCTCCGCCGACGGCGACCACAAGGCCGTCCTGCAGCTTATCGAAGACTCCGGCATGGCTGGCGACGGATCGTGCCCGTAA
- a CDS encoding glutamate synthase-related protein, which yields MPVKYAIHHTPAKPRFRPIGKLGIVDWREDCSSCHNCVKRSCVYRLYRDEADTLRDEVGYLDYIYQCKGCLSCVQNCTKNILTRVVNPEYRRLGDGYYTPDLVLSTWFQAETGKIPVSGSGYGGPFSGPGFDSMWTDMSEIVRPTRDGIHGREYISTSVDIGRKLSHLAFADGQLKVDPPPLVETPLPVIFDRIPQHWRRGAVMTAVTTAAAEIGTLVVLCEADIRENEASLRGQAIPLLTTPPASAEQPGGSAPFVMIPDGPDVMAEQAALKRDHPARIVAIRIPAVPTVAGRVAELARDGADVIHLVFDSHGMEHGSSQPRHLRDVLRDTHTTLVRQGIRDEVTLIASGGIAAAEHVAKAIICGADLVAIDVPLMLALECRLCGECQHGQPCPIALEEIDPLYGVSRIVNLMAAWHSQLLEMMGAMGIREVRRLRGETGRCMFFEDLERDTFGRLFGKRKS from the coding sequence GTGCCCGTAAAGTACGCCATACACCACACGCCGGCCAAGCCTCGATTCCGCCCCATCGGCAAGCTGGGAATCGTCGATTGGAGGGAAGACTGCTCCAGTTGCCACAACTGCGTGAAGCGGAGCTGCGTCTACCGCCTTTACCGCGACGAGGCCGACACCTTGCGCGACGAGGTCGGCTACCTGGACTACATCTACCAGTGCAAAGGCTGCCTGAGCTGCGTCCAGAATTGCACGAAAAACATCCTGACCCGGGTGGTCAACCCCGAGTACCGCCGGCTGGGCGACGGCTATTACACTCCGGACCTCGTCTTGTCCACGTGGTTCCAGGCGGAGACCGGGAAAATCCCGGTCTCCGGATCCGGCTACGGCGGACCGTTCAGCGGTCCCGGCTTCGATTCGATGTGGACGGACATGTCCGAGATCGTACGCCCCACGCGCGACGGGATTCACGGTCGCGAGTACATCAGCACCAGCGTGGACATCGGCCGCAAGCTTTCGCACCTGGCGTTTGCGGACGGCCAATTGAAGGTCGATCCGCCGCCGCTCGTGGAAACACCTCTGCCCGTGATCTTCGATCGAATTCCCCAACACTGGCGGCGCGGAGCGGTAATGACCGCTGTCACAACCGCCGCGGCGGAGATCGGCACGCTGGTCGTCCTTTGCGAAGCGGACATCCGGGAGAATGAGGCATCCCTCCGGGGCCAGGCGATCCCGTTGCTCACGACTCCCCCCGCGTCGGCGGAGCAGCCGGGCGGGTCGGCGCCGTTCGTGATGATCCCGGACGGCCCTGACGTGATGGCGGAGCAGGCGGCGCTGAAACGGGACCATCCGGCCAGGATCGTGGCCATCCGCATCCCGGCCGTTCCGACCGTCGCCGGACGCGTCGCGGAACTGGCCCGGGACGGAGCGGATGTGATTCACCTGGTGTTCGACAGCCACGGGATGGAGCATGGCTCGTCCCAGCCCCGCCATTTGCGGGACGTGTTGCGGGACACGCACACCACGCTGGTCCGGCAGGGGATCCGGGACGAGGTCACGCTGATCGCCTCGGGCGGGATCGCCGCCGCGGAGCACGTGGCCAAGGCGATCATCTGCGGCGCAGACCTGGTGGCGATCGACGTCCCCTTGATGCTGGCCCTCGAATGCCGGCTCTGCGGGGAGTGCCAGCACGGGCAGCCTTGCCCCATCGCACTGGAAGAGATCGACCCGTTGTACGGCGTCAGCCGCATTGTGAACCTGATGGCGGCGTGGCATTCGCAGCTCCTCGAAATGATGGGCGCGATGGGAATCCGCGAGGTCCGCCGCCTGCGCGGCGAGACGGGTCGTTGCATGTTCTTCGAAGACCTCGAGCGCGATACGTTCGGCCGTCTGTTCGGGAAACGAAAGAGCTGA
- a CDS encoding FMN-binding glutamate synthase family protein, with translation MSREVRPAPPRYRNEIGKYSIYRGPLCANCGRCVEACRHGVHVRPEGYLHVIRPYDYRCIGPECKHAGCFCIDACPQGALKLSINPVSETMGDRRWTPDLLMSTWAMAETGKPPGKHLESEVGDSGGGFDRLRFRFPDSPPPGLRREDISTRLPLNRRGDSRPGITIDVPWYGGGMSFGSTNIRALLGKARVAKAFHGFTSTGEGGYPERFVPYKDHVITQVATGLFGVREETIRRAPIVEFKYAQGAKPGLGGHLLGDKNTPSVAAMRETVVGVPLFSPFPFHSVYSVEDHKKHLDWIAHVNPRALLSAKVSTPIDVDMVAVGIYYAGGHIVHLDGSYGGTGAAPNVAKKNIAMPIEYAIGRVHRFLVDEGIRDQVTVIASGGVRTPADVAKAIALGADGCVIGTAELVALGCIRCTACESGRGCARGIATTDDELLEKIDVEWCTQRLVNLYTAWRQMLVDTLYRLGLDSVAALRGRTDLLTHLDYENEA, from the coding sequence GTGAGCCGTGAAGTACGGCCGGCGCCTCCCCGCTACCGCAACGAGATCGGCAAGTACAGCATTTACCGCGGGCCCCTGTGCGCGAATTGCGGCCGGTGCGTCGAAGCCTGCCGGCACGGCGTCCACGTTCGTCCCGAGGGTTATCTTCACGTCATACGGCCGTACGACTACCGTTGCATCGGCCCCGAATGCAAGCACGCGGGATGCTTCTGCATCGACGCCTGCCCCCAAGGGGCGCTGAAGTTATCCATCAATCCGGTTTCGGAGACGATGGGCGACCGCAGGTGGACGCCGGATCTTCTGATGAGCACATGGGCGATGGCCGAAACCGGCAAGCCGCCCGGGAAGCACCTGGAAAGCGAGGTCGGAGACTCCGGCGGGGGCTTCGACCGCCTGCGATTCCGTTTCCCGGACTCCCCTCCCCCCGGCCTGCGGAGGGAAGACATATCGACCCGGCTGCCGCTCAATCGCCGCGGCGATTCCCGGCCCGGGATCACGATCGACGTCCCCTGGTACGGCGGCGGCATGTCCTTCGGCTCGACCAACATCCGCGCCTTGTTGGGCAAGGCACGGGTGGCGAAGGCGTTCCACGGGTTCACGAGCACGGGCGAAGGCGGCTATCCGGAGCGCTTCGTTCCCTACAAGGACCACGTGATCACCCAGGTGGCCACGGGGTTGTTCGGCGTCCGCGAGGAGACGATCCGGCGCGCGCCGATCGTGGAATTCAAGTACGCCCAGGGAGCCAAGCCGGGGCTGGGCGGCCACCTGCTGGGCGACAAGAACACCCCGAGCGTCGCGGCGATGCGCGAGACCGTCGTGGGCGTCCCCCTCTTTTCCCCGTTTCCGTTCCACAGCGTCTACTCGGTGGAAGACCACAAGAAACACCTCGACTGGATCGCTCACGTCAATCCGCGGGCGTTGCTCTCCGCCAAGGTGTCGACGCCGATCGACGTGGACATGGTGGCCGTCGGTATCTACTACGCCGGGGGACATATCGTTCACCTGGACGGCAGCTATGGCGGCACGGGGGCCGCCCCCAACGTCGCCAAGAAGAACATCGCCATGCCGATCGAGTATGCGATCGGGCGCGTGCACCGGTTCCTGGTCGACGAGGGGATCCGCGACCAGGTCACGGTGATCGCCAGCGGCGGCGTCCGGACCCCGGCCGATGTCGCCAAGGCCATCGCCCTGGGCGCCGACGGATGCGTGATCGGGACGGCGGAACTTGTGGCCCTGGGCTGCATCCGCTGCACCGCCTGCGAGAGCGGACGCGGCTGCGCTCGGGGTATCGCGACGACCGACGATGAATTGCTGGAGAAGATCGACGTCGAGTGGTGCACGCAGCGGCTGGTGAACCTGTACACCGCCTGGCGGCAGATGCTGGTGGACACGTTGTACCGCCTGGGACTCGACTCCGTGGCCGCCTTGCGAGGCCGCACCGATCTGCTGACCCACCTGGATTATGAAAATGAAGCGTGA